Proteins encoded in a region of the Quercus lobata isolate SW786 chromosome 8, ValleyOak3.0 Primary Assembly, whole genome shotgun sequence genome:
- the LOC115956176 gene encoding uncharacterized protein LOC115956176 — MARNPMRHNQSLYCQYHQDQGHTTEDCRNLWDHLDQLVREEKLKQLLHHSSGQVGQRGSDPRKDVSSRPPLGMINVIFFALGRTGYCPSRVMSVARLSAEDDNLEPKRVRMDIQPVISFSNEDKIGTIQSHDDTLVVMLRIGGFDVKRVMVDQGNGAEIMYPDLYKGLSLRPEDLTAYNSPLVSFDGKVVILRGMIRLPVQASLEVVEVNFIVVDAYSPYMAIIARPWLHTLEAVSSTLHQKGKFPSGVTLKKS, encoded by the coding sequence atggctcGAAACCCCATGAGGCACAACCAGAGcctttattgccaataccaTCAAGACCAGGGACACACCACGGAGGACTGTAGAAATTTGTGGGACCATTTGGACCAGTTGGTTCGAGAAGAAAAGTTGAAGCAGCTTTTGCACCATTCTAGTGGCCAGGTAGGTCAGAGAGGTTCGGATCCCCGAAAAGATGTTTCTTCGAGACCTCCTTTAGGAATgatcaatgtcatctttttTGCTCTCGGGAGGACTGGTTATTGTCCCTCTAGAGTGATGTCTGTGGCTCGGCTATCTGCCGAGGATGATAATCTGGAGCCGAAAAGGGTTAGAATGGATATTCAACCGGTAATAAGTTTTTCGAATGAGGATAAGATTGGGACCATACAGTCCCATGATGATACTTTGGTGGTCATGCTTAGGATTGGTGGGTTTGATGTGAAGAGGGTAATGGTGGACCAAGGCAATGGTGCCGAAATTATGTACCCTGACTTATATAAGGGGTTGAGTTTGAGACCAGAGGACTTAACGGCCTACAATTCTCCTTTGGtaagttttgatgggaaggtAGTCATTTTGAGGGGTATGATAAGACTACCTGTGCAAGCTAGTTTAGAAGTGGTGGAGGTAAATTTCATCGTGGTGGATGCCTATTCCCCCTACATGGCCATTATAGCTAGACCCTGGCTTCATACCTTGGAGGCCGTCTCTTCCACTCTGCACCAAAAGGGGAAATTTCCGTCGGGGGTCACATTGAAGAAATCGTAG
- the LOC115955628 gene encoding DUF21 domain-containing protein At1g55930, chloroplastic-like — protein sequence MDMLLKSSIFNTLTCNSSVKSLYLVPSNTQMRMPMKILQRNNQYPFRLALNCVGRCGYRNYINSRHREKETDLFVGRAGLEFVGKDSESLSDENAVSGVNLEFVRELIKRGIVLAAMVCGVLVFGCKRVFAMEGAANAGYGVIGQSILLLRNAWPKTLQVLQVFKEQGLILAALLGLSAFFSMAETSITTLWPWKVRELAEKDSENGVFRTLHSDVTRFLTTILIGTTVVNIGATALVTEAATTLFGEAGVSAATGVMTVAILLLTEITPKSIAVHNATEVARFVVRPVAWLSLVLYPVGRVVTYLSMGMLKLLGLKGKSEPYVTEDELKLMLRGAELSGAIEEEEQDMIENVLEIKDTHVREVMTPLVDVVAIDASATLVDFHTLWVTHQYSRVPVFEQRVDNIVGIAYAMDLLDYAQKGELLESTTVGDMAHKPAYFVPDSMSVWNLLREFRIRKVHMAVVLNEYGGTVGIVTLEDVVEEIVGEIFDENDSNEEIQKKTGYIVMRAEGVFDVDANTSIDQLSEDLNIKMPEGHQYETVSGFICEVFGYIPRTGESIKVVLEKANQEENHESKSDHQDQKEKDHIFKLEILAGNARKVSAVRFEQIDNDETMLETKEVTRLFPKIMKRKWNSGEDSDSTEYDDDLSPRRPEDGLSIEQEDDHDSHGSN from the exons ATGGATATGTTGCTTAAATCGTCGATTTTCAATACACTCACTTGCAATTCCAGCGTAAAGTCGCTGTATTTGGTGCCTTCCAATACGCAAATGAGAATGCCGATGAAGATTTTGCAGAGAAATAATCAGTACCCATTTCGGTTAGCATTGAATTGCGTAGGTCGTTGTGGTTATAGGAACTATATCAATTCTAGACACCGAGAAAAAGAAACTGACTTGTTTGTTGGTAGAGCTGGTTTGGAATTTGTAGGTAAAGATAGTGAGAGTTTGAGCGATGAAAATGCGGTTTCGGGTGTGAATTTAGAGTTTGTTAGGGAGTTGATAAAGCGAGGGATTGTTTTAGCGGCAATGGTTTGtggggttttggtttttgggtgTAAGAGAGTGTTTGCAATGGAAGGTGCAGCGAATGCTGGTTATGGGGTTATTGGGCAGAGCATTTTGTTATTGAGGAATGCATGGCCGAAGACATTACAGGTTCTTCAGGTTTTCAAAGAGCAGGGTCTTATTCTGGCCGCGCTTTTGGGACTCTCGGCGTTCTTCTCCATGGCAGAGACTTCAATCACCACACTTTGGCCTTGGAAG GTGCGTGAATTGGCTGAAAAGGATTCTGAGAATGGCGTCTTTAGAACACTTCACAGTGATGTTACCCGGTTTCTAACTACTATACTTATTGGCACAAC TGTTGTCAATATTGGAGCAACTGCCTTAGTCACAGAAGCTGCAACGACATTATTCGGTGAAGCTGGTGTTAGTGCAGCAACTGGAGTAATGACT GTAGCCATTTTGCTTCTCACAGAAATCACTCCAAAAAGTATAGCTGTTCACAATGCCACTGAGGTTGCTAGGTTTGTG GTCAGACCAGTGGCATGGCTTTCCTTGGTATTATATCCTGTGGGAAGAGTTGTTACATATTTATCTATGGGGATGCTTAAACTCCTTggtttaaaaggaaaaag TGAACCATATGTAACTGAAGATGAGTTGAAACTGATGTTGCGAGGGGCTGAATTGAGTGGAGCAATAGAGGAGGAAGAACAG GATATGATTGAAAATGTGTTGGAGATTAAAGACACCCATGTTAGAGAGGTGATGACACCTCTTGTAGATGTAGTTGCAATTGATGCCAGTGCTACGCTTGTAGATTTTCATACCTTGTGGGTGACACACCAATATTCAAG agTGCCTGTTTTTGAGCAGCGTGTTGATAACATAGTGGGTATTGCATATGCAATGGATCTGCTGGATTATGCTCAGAAG GGTGAGCTACTAGAAAGTACTACTGTTGGAGATATGGCTCACAAACCTGCATACTTTGTGCCTG ATTCGATGTCAGTCTGGAATCTTCTTAGAGAGTTCCGAATCAGGAAAGTTCACATGGCTGTTGTCCTTAATGAATATGGTGGAACTGTGGGA ATTGTGACCCTGGAAGACGTTGTAGAGGAGATTGTTGGTGAAATCTTTGATGAAAATGATTCAAAT GAGGAGATTCAGAAAAAAACAGGCTACATAGTAATGCGAGCTGAGGGAGTGTTTGATGTGGATGCAAACACTTCTATTGATCAGCTTTCTGAAGATTTAAACATCAAAATGCCTGag GGTCATCAATATGAGACAGTGTCAGGTTTTATATGTGAAGTGTTTGGATATATCCCACGGACAGGTGAGAGCATCAAAGTGGTCCTTGAAAAGGCAAATCAAGAAGAGAACCATGAGTCCAAATCTGACCACCAGGATCAGAAGGAAAAAGATCATATATTTAAACTTGAG ATACTTGCAGGAAATGCCAGAAAGGTCAGTGCGGTTCGATTTGAACAGATCGACAATGATGAAACAATGTTGGAGACCAAAGAGGTGACTCGCTTGTTTCCCAAAATCATGAAGAGGAAATGGAACAGTGGTGAGGACTCTGATAGTACAGAATATGATGATGATTTATCGCCAAGGAGACCAGAGGATGGCCTCTCTATTGAACAAGAAGATGATCATGATAGTCATGGTAGCAATTAG